The Microbacterium horticulturae region GTCACACCGATAATATTACGGCCATGGTGGATGCGAAACCCGAACCCCTCGACGCCGTCGACACGGGCATCATCGCCGCCCTCTCGCTCGATGCGCGGGCGACGCTCACCCAGCTGGCAGAGCAGGTCGGCCTGTCGATCTCGGCCGTGCAGGCGCGCCTGCGCCGCCTCGAGTCGCGCGGCGTGATCACCGGGTACCGACCGACCGTCGACCCCGAGGCCGTCGGCAAGCCGCTGGCCGCGTTCATCGAGATCTCGCCGCTCGACCCCGCCCAGCCCGACAACGCGCCCGAGCTGCTTGAGCCGCTCTCCGAGATCGAGGCGTGCCACTCGATAGCGGGCGAGGCGAGCTACATGCTCTTCGTGCGTGTCGCCTCGCCGCGCGAGCTCGAGCGGCTCATCGGCCAGATCCGCCAGGCAGCCTCCGTGCGCACGCGCACGACGATCGCGCTGCAGACCTTCTACGAGTACCGGCCGCTTGTGCCCGCGGCATCCACCCCTCCCGGTCTCTGAGCGATTCCTCGGTTTCGCGGGGAGACGTGGGCCGAGGCGCCGGCGCCCGAATGCGCAGGGGGTGGCCGAAGGCCCCGAAACCGCGGCATGATGGGCAGTAGGTCACGGCCACGCCGGGCACGGCGCGCGCCGATTGCTCGTGCCGGGAGGCGATATCGATGACGAACAGCCAAGACAGCTTCGGAGCGAAAGACACGCTCACCGTCGGGGACAAGCAGTACGAGATCTACCGATTGCGCAGCATCCCGAACAGTGAACGGCTGCCGTACAGCCTGAAGATCCTGCTCGAGAACCTGCTGCGCAATGAAGACGGTGTCACCGTCACCGCAGATCAGGTGCGTGCGCTCGCCGACTGGAAAGCGAAAGACGTCGGGCACTCCGAGATCCAGTTCACGCCCGCCCGCGTGCTCTTGCAGGACTTCACCGGGGTCCCGTGCGTGGTCGACCTCGTCGCCATGCGCGATGCGATGGACGACCTCGGCGGCGACCCGCAGAAGGTCAACCCGCTGATCCCCGTCGAGCTGGTCATCGACCACTCCGTCATCGCCGACAGCTTCGGCCGCCCGCAGTCGGCGAAGATCAACGCCGACCTCGAGTTCGAGCGCAACCGCGAGCGCTACCAGCTGCTGCGCTGGGCGCAGCACGCCTTCGACGACTTCGTCGTGGTGCCGCCCGACACGGGCATCTGCCACCAGGTCAACCTCGAGTACCTGGCGCGAGTGGTGTTCGGCGCCGATGACAACGGAGAGGGGATGCCGCAGGCCTACCCCGACACGCTCGTGGGCACCGACTCGCACACACCGATGGTCAACG contains the following coding sequences:
- a CDS encoding Lrp/AsnC family transcriptional regulator, giving the protein MVDAKPEPLDAVDTGIIAALSLDARATLTQLAEQVGLSISAVQARLRRLESRGVITGYRPTVDPEAVGKPLAAFIEISPLDPAQPDNAPELLEPLSEIEACHSIAGEASYMLFVRVASPRELERLIGQIRQAASVRTRTTIALQTFYEYRPLVPAASTPPGL